TCACGATGAGGTCGGCCCGCGTGCGCCGCGCCGCGCGCAGGATCTCGTCCGCCGGGAGCCCCTCCGCGAAGATCGCCCGGGCGCGCACGCGCTTCCGCCTTACGCGGGCGAGGGCGGCGGCGAGCCGCCGTCTGGCGGAGCGCTGGGCCAGGATGAGCAGGTCGGCGTAGCTGCTCGGCAGCGTGCCCTCGCCGATGAACGGGGACGGCGGCGTCATGACGTGGACCAGCACGAGTGGCGCGCGGCACGCCCTCGCCAGGGCCACGGCGCGCCGAAGGGCCGGCGCCGAGGCTCGCGAGAAGTCCGTTGGATGCAGGATGCGGCGGAAGGCGGTCATGGCGTCACTTGAGGGAAGCCAGGTAGGCGGCGATCGCCCGGGCATCCGCCTCGGCCATCTCGATCTTCGGCATGTGCGCCC
This Candidatus Rokuibacteriota bacterium DNA region includes the following protein-coding sequences:
- a CDS encoding universal stress protein, coding for MTAFRRILHPTDFSRASAPALRRAVALARACRAPLVLVHVMTPPSPFIGEGTLPSSYADLLILAQRSARRRLAAALARVRRKRVRARAIFAEGLPADEILRAARRTRADLIVMGTHGRTGVSRVFMGSVAERVVRESRCPVLTVRAHGR